GAATCGCTTTCACTTCGCTGCGGTGGGAGGTCTTCTCGTGCGGGCAGTTTTTCTTCTGCTTGCGGTAGTTCTGGTTTTCGGCCAGCTGGATGAGTTCGCTCTCGGGAGTAAGCGCCAACGGACGGATAATGGTCATGTCGAATTTATCCATCTTCAGCTTCGGTGGCATGGTGGAGAAAGCCCCCTGGAAGGTGATATTCATCAGCAGCGTTTGCAGAATGTCATCCTGATGGTGGCCGAGGGCAATCTTGTTACAACCCTGCTCTTTGGCTACGGTGAAGAGCGCTTTGCGGCGGTTCCACGAGCAGAGGAAACAGGGCGATTTGCGGTGGTCGGTCGCCTCGTCGAAGGAGGTTTCGTATTTGACAAAAGGAATCCCGTACTGTTCGGCGTGATTCTTGAGGTATTCGGCATCCGACTCATAAGGGATATTGGTCATGATGATGTGAGCCGCCACCACGGTGAAGCGCGGTTTGAAAATCCGCATCCGCCGTCCCAGCAGTTCAATCAGTGCCAGGGAATCCTTCCCGCCGGAAAGTCCAATCAGCACTTTATCGCCATCTTCAATGAGGCGATACTCTTCAATCGCCTTTTTTACCCGTTGGTCCAGTTTGCGGAACAATTTCTCCTCCGGTGTCAGTTTTGCCATAGTCAGTTTTTAGAATCCGGGCGCAAAAATACAAAATCACCCGCCGGGCGGAGAGGCTAACTGCTTATTTTAAACATTATTATCCATCATCACAATAAGCCTCCGATATCGCCAACCCGCTATTCCTAAGCCATTTTTAATTTGGTTATTCAGGCAAAATAGCCCATCTTTGCAAAACAGGCACATTTGGCAATAAATCATATTCTTAAGCCGTTATTCTCTGTGCCATTTTCAGTAACTCTTTATTTGCAAGAATCTTATTTGTCATGAAAATATTTCATCGTCTTACTATCCTATTGTTTATCCTGATACTTTCTGTGCCAAACGGGCAGGCGATTGCCCCCAAACGTGAATTCCGCGGCGTATGGATTCATACCGTGCAGCAGGCACAATACAAAAGCATGACCATGACCGAAATGCAGCGTTATTTCACTGACATGCTCGATTCGTTTCAGAAAGCCGGCATCAACGCTTTCATCTTCCAGGTTAGACCGCAGGCGGATGCTTTTTATAAGTCAGACCTTGAGCCGTGGAGCCGCTACCTGACCGGCACGCAGGGCAAAGCGCCCAATCCGGTGTGGGACCCGATGGAATTTCTTATCAAGGAGTGCCATGCCCGCAACATTGAATTTCACGCCTGGCTCAATCCCTACCGCGTGACCAGCAACGAGACCGACGCCCTCGCCCCTGACCATCTGTACTGGAAACATCCGGAGCGTTTTATCAAATACGGTAAGCAGATTTACTTCGACCCGGGCATGCCCGAAAACCG
The Parabacteroides sp. FAFU027 DNA segment above includes these coding regions:
- a CDS encoding tRNA 2-thiocytidine biosynthesis TtcA family protein, yielding MAKLTPEEKLFRKLDQRVKKAIEEYRLIEDGDKVLIGLSGGKDSLALIELLGRRMRIFKPRFTVVAAHIIMTNIPYESDAEYLKNHAEQYGIPFVKYETSFDEATDHRKSPCFLCSWNRRKALFTVAKEQGCNKIALGHHQDDILQTLLMNITFQGAFSTMPPKLKMDKFDMTIIRPLALTPESELIQLAENQNYRKQKKNCPHEKTSHRSEVKAILKRLEELNPQARHSLWSSMNNIQYDYLPKSEL